Within Nocardioides rotundus, the genomic segment CTCATTCCCCCATGGTGTCAGAAGACCAGGTAATGCAGGAGCAGCCATACCGGGGCGATCGTGGCGAGCAGCGAGTCCAGCCGGTCCATCAGCCCGCCGTGCCCCGGGATCACCTGCGACATGTCCTTGATCCCCAGGTCGCGCTTCATCACCGACTCGCACAGGTCGCCCAGCGTGGCCATCACGACCGCGACCAGGCCCAGCGCGACGCCGACCCACCAGTCGCCATCCAGCAGCCACACGACCAGCGCCACGCCCGCGGCGACGCAGAAGACCGCGGAGCCGGCGAAGCCCTCCCAGGACTTCTTGGGCGAGATGACCGGGGCCATCGGGTGCTTCCCGAACAGCACCCCGGCGACGTACCCGCCGATGTCGGAGGCGATCGTGACCAGGATGAAGGTGGCGATGCCCTTGACCCCGTCGTCGATCCGGAAGCCGATGCCCGGGGTCGCACCGCCCTCGGCCAGCATGAGCGCGACGAAGGACCCCAGGAAGGGCACGTAGATGAGGGTGAACACCGACGCGGTGGCGTTGCGGACGTAGCCCTCGACACCACGGCGCAGCAGCCACAGCATGATCACCAGCGCCGTCACCGCGGTCGCGGTCACCAGCACCGGGGCACCCCAGAAGTAGGCGGTGACCACCATCACGGTGCCGCCGATCATCAGCGGCTGCTCGGGCAGGTCGATGCCGCCCTTGAGCAGGCCCTGGCGCAGCTCCCAGACCGCCACGACGAGGGCCAGGACGATGATGCCCATGAACGCCGTCTTCCAGAACAGCAGGGAGAGGGCGACGGCGACCAGCAGGACCACCGCGGAGGCGACCGCGGCCGGCAGATTGCGTCCGGCCCGGCCGTGGTCCCGCTGCGGCGGGGCGGAGGCAGAGGTCACGATCAGACCTCGAGGAGCTCTGCTTCCTTGGCCTTGAGCAGCTCGTCGATCCGGTCCGTGTGGGACTTCGTGGTGCTGTCCAGCCGCTTCTCGGCGCCGGTCACGTCGTCCTTGCCGACCTCGCCGTCCTTCTCCAGCTTCTCCAGGGCCTGCTTGGCGGTCCGCCGGATGTTGCGGACCGAGACCCGGCCCTCCTCGGCCTTGCTG encodes:
- a CDS encoding phosphatidate cytidylyltransferase yields the protein MTSASAPPQRDHGRAGRNLPAAVASAVVLLVAVALSLLFWKTAFMGIIVLALVVAVWELRQGLLKGGIDLPEQPLMIGGTVMVVTAYFWGAPVLVTATAVTALVIMLWLLRRGVEGYVRNATASVFTLIYVPFLGSFVALMLAEGGATPGIGFRIDDGVKGIATFILVTIASDIGGYVAGVLFGKHPMAPVISPKKSWEGFAGSAVFCVAAGVALVVWLLDGDWWVGVALGLVAVVMATLGDLCESVMKRDLGIKDMSQVIPGHGGLMDRLDSLLATIAPVWLLLHYLVF